From one Paeniglutamicibacter psychrophenolicus genomic stretch:
- a CDS encoding GNAT family N-acetyltransferase, which yields MHLRPLQPEDLDQFFVHQQDPEANLMAAFTARNPADRGVFDHHWGSIINDPKVVVRTIEHDGEVAGSILVFEHEDIPEITFWTASRYWGQGITTSAVDAFLAEYTARPLRARVPQDNIGSIKVLERRGFKVVDEAADFSNARAAVVKEFIMELA from the coding sequence GTGCATCTACGGCCTTTGCAGCCCGAAGACCTGGATCAGTTCTTCGTCCACCAGCAGGACCCCGAGGCCAACCTCATGGCAGCCTTCACGGCCCGGAACCCGGCTGACCGCGGGGTCTTCGACCACCACTGGGGTTCTATCATCAACGATCCCAAGGTAGTGGTGCGCACCATCGAGCACGACGGCGAGGTTGCCGGTTCGATCCTGGTGTTCGAACACGAAGACATCCCGGAGATCACTTTCTGGACCGCCAGCCGCTACTGGGGCCAGGGCATCACCACCTCCGCCGTGGATGCGTTCCTGGCCGAGTACACCGCCCGGCCGTTGCGCGCCCGCGTCCCGCAGGACAACATCGGCTCCATCAAGGTCCTGGAACGACGTGGTTTCAAGGTCGTTGACGAGGCTGCCGACTTCTCCAACGCCCGCGCCGCGGTGGTCAAGGAATTCATCATGGAGCTTGCCTAG
- a CDS encoding ABC transporter ATP-binding protein, with product MSIPTAHAGETATALSFQNLSVSFETEFSDVHAVKGLSLEVYPGEVVALVGESGSGKSVTSTAAIGLLPPNAYITGKAMVGGVNVVGLAESKMRKMRATDIAMVFQEPMTALNPVLTIERQLTESLELHGLAYGKEATARAIELLEMVGIPDPRKRIKQYPHQFSGGQRQRIVIAMAISCDPKVIIADEPTTALDVTVQAEILDLLRELKDKLNTGILLITHNMGVVADLADRVAVMFRGSLVETGTVDQVLNHPVHPYTQKLLSSVPRLEAVDVTGTWEPEPADVVDPERKLVLEARNLVLEYDMRGSKFRAVDDVSFELARGQILGIVGESGSGKSTVAKAVLGLLPVASGVLAVQGTNLASLRPKAARAIRAKIGVIFQDPAASLNPRFPIGDCITEPMVVHKVGNRAERIKRAQELLDAVHLPRTVMNRYPHELSGGQRQRICIARALTLDPELLIADEPTSALDVSVQAAVLEMIQELQERYEFACLFVSHDLAVVDLLAHNVVVMKDGKSVEQGRVSDVLHAPQHDYTRRLLAAAPVPEPREQAVRREARRLLMELENPDS from the coding sequence ATGAGCATCCCCACGGCACATGCCGGCGAAACCGCAACGGCCCTGAGCTTCCAGAACCTTTCCGTTTCCTTCGAGACCGAGTTCTCCGACGTGCACGCGGTCAAGGGCCTGTCCCTGGAGGTGTACCCGGGGGAGGTCGTGGCCCTGGTGGGCGAATCGGGTTCCGGGAAATCGGTGACCTCCACCGCCGCCATCGGCCTGCTGCCGCCCAATGCCTACATCACCGGCAAGGCCATGGTGGGCGGCGTCAACGTGGTCGGCCTTGCCGAGAGCAAGATGCGCAAGATGCGCGCCACGGACATCGCCATGGTCTTCCAGGAGCCCATGACCGCGCTGAACCCGGTGCTGACCATCGAGCGCCAGCTCACCGAGTCCCTCGAGCTGCACGGGCTGGCCTACGGCAAGGAGGCGACGGCACGCGCCATCGAGCTGCTGGAAATGGTCGGGATACCCGACCCGCGCAAGCGCATCAAGCAGTACCCGCACCAGTTCTCCGGCGGCCAGCGCCAGCGCATCGTGATCGCCATGGCGATCTCCTGCGACCCGAAGGTCATCATCGCCGACGAGCCGACCACCGCGCTGGATGTGACGGTGCAGGCCGAGATCCTGGATCTGCTGCGCGAGCTCAAGGACAAGCTGAACACCGGCATCCTGCTGATCACCCACAACATGGGCGTGGTGGCCGACCTGGCCGACCGCGTCGCGGTGATGTTCCGTGGCTCGCTGGTGGAAACCGGCACCGTGGACCAGGTGCTCAACCACCCGGTGCACCCGTACACGCAGAAACTGCTCTCCTCGGTCCCGCGGCTCGAGGCCGTCGATGTCACCGGGACCTGGGAACCGGAACCTGCCGATGTGGTGGACCCGGAGCGCAAGCTGGTCCTCGAGGCCAGGAACCTGGTGCTCGAATACGACATGCGCGGCTCCAAGTTCCGGGCCGTGGACGATGTGTCCTTCGAGCTGGCCCGCGGCCAGATCCTGGGCATCGTGGGGGAGTCGGGCTCCGGCAAGTCCACCGTGGCCAAGGCCGTGCTGGGGCTGCTGCCGGTGGCCTCCGGGGTGCTGGCGGTCCAGGGCACCAACCTGGCCTCGCTTCGGCCCAAGGCCGCCCGTGCCATCCGTGCCAAGATCGGGGTGATCTTCCAGGATCCGGCCGCGTCGCTGAACCCGCGCTTCCCGATCGGCGACTGCATCACCGAGCCGATGGTGGTGCACAAGGTCGGGAACCGTGCCGAGCGGATCAAGCGTGCCCAGGAACTGCTCGACGCGGTGCACCTGCCGCGCACCGTCATGAACCGGTACCCGCATGAGCTTTCCGGCGGCCAGCGCCAGCGCATCTGCATCGCCCGCGCGCTGACCCTCGACCCGGAACTGCTGATTGCCGACGAACCGACCAGTGCGCTGGATGTCTCGGTGCAGGCAGCGGTGCTGGAAATGATCCAGGAACTGCAGGAACGCTACGAGTTCGCCTGCCTGTTTGTCAGCCACGACTTGGCCGTGGTGGACCTGCTGGCGCACAACGTGGTGGTCATGAAGGACGGCAAGTCGGTCGAGCAGGGACGGGTCTCCGACGTGCTGCACGCCCCGCAGCATGACTACACGCGCCGGCTGCTGGCCGCCGCCCCGGTGCCGGAGCCCCGGGAACAAGCGGTGCGCCGGGAGGCACGCCGCCTGCTGATGGAACTGGAAAACCCGGACAGCTGA
- a CDS encoding ABC transporter permease: protein MSEIKDNEELRGPSSMKSDIEPGEQELVSLVEVEDAELARKSSQSKSQGQLVRRRFLNHKAAMISTLVLVVITLTAFTSIGFAGIPGWWGQSYLKSSIVVNGGAPTLSLWPAWLGGPGFAIGDHPFGQDNTGKDYFALVMRGTQKSIIIAVTVGALSTFIGAIIGAVAGYFRGWVDEVLMRLTDLFIVIPLLVLAAVLGQLAGSKLGGSIFALALVLGMLTWTGLARLVRGEILSLREREYVAAAQAMGSKTSRVIFKHLLPNTIGVIVVNATFAIAGAILLETSLSFLGFGVKAPESSLGLLISQYQNAFTNRPWLFWWPGMLIVAIALSVNFLGDGLRDAFDPRQTKKTRRRTKKEEVSE, encoded by the coding sequence ATGAGCGAGATCAAGGACAACGAGGAGCTACGAGGTCCATCGAGCATGAAATCTGACATCGAACCCGGCGAGCAAGAGCTCGTCTCACTGGTTGAGGTCGAGGACGCGGAACTGGCCCGCAAGTCCAGCCAATCCAAGAGCCAGGGCCAACTGGTCCGCCGGCGTTTCCTGAACCACAAGGCAGCCATGATCTCCACCCTGGTGCTGGTGGTCATCACGCTCACGGCATTCACCTCCATCGGATTTGCCGGCATACCGGGTTGGTGGGGCCAGAGCTACCTGAAGTCCTCCATCGTGGTCAACGGCGGGGCACCCACGCTGAGCCTGTGGCCCGCCTGGCTCGGCGGGCCCGGCTTCGCCATCGGGGACCACCCCTTCGGGCAGGACAACACCGGCAAGGACTACTTCGCCCTGGTGATGCGCGGAACGCAGAAATCCATCATCATCGCGGTGACCGTCGGCGCGCTGTCAACCTTCATCGGCGCGATCATCGGCGCCGTAGCCGGATACTTCCGCGGCTGGGTCGACGAGGTCCTGATGCGGTTGACCGACCTGTTCATCGTCATCCCGCTGCTGGTGCTTGCCGCAGTGCTGGGCCAGCTGGCCGGCTCCAAGCTGGGTGGTTCCATCTTCGCCCTGGCCCTGGTGCTGGGCATGCTGACCTGGACCGGACTGGCACGCCTGGTGCGCGGCGAGATCCTCTCGTTGCGCGAGCGCGAATACGTCGCCGCGGCCCAGGCCATGGGCTCGAAGACCTCCCGGGTGATCTTCAAGCACCTTTTGCCCAACACGATCGGGGTGATCGTGGTCAACGCGACCTTCGCGATCGCCGGGGCGATCCTGCTGGAAACCTCGCTGTCCTTCCTGGGCTTCGGGGTCAAGGCCCCCGAGTCCTCCCTGGGCCTGCTCATCAGCCAGTACCAAAACGCATTCACCAACCGCCCCTGGCTGTTCTGGTGGCCGGGCATGTTGATCGTGGCCATCGCGTTGAGCGTGAACTTCCTGGGCGACGGGCTGCGCGACGCCTTTGACCCGCGCCAGACCAAGAAGACCCGGCGCCGCACGAAGAAGGAAGAGGTATCCGAATGA
- a CDS encoding ABC transporter permease, whose amino-acid sequence MLKFILKRLGASIGILFAASFLLYVLVINSGDPLSDLRESIADNRDYLMQQRSDYMNLDMPWFQRYWTWLVGVGGCFALKCDLGTNIQGIEVTGLLGAAASSTLRLVVLATVLAAIAGIAIGVLSAIRQYSGLDYGVTFLTFLFFSLPVFWAAVMLKEYMAIGYNDWMKDPAFSTVQIVLIALFFGFLMQVFLAGSMRRRLATFAVSAAFVAVVIPYLLWLNFFRYPQLGPAAIVVLSLAVALSGTAMSVGIRNKLVLYPALVTVALGLVMYYATFSLLTEPNTLVLIVGGILCVAVPGAIGHFMGGRLRKTAMTVSALTGLVFGGLTVIDHIFRAWPGFLALKPRPIGTIGSQTPNFTGDFWETFLDRGAQLLLPTLLLAIISLASYSRYTRASMLEVGQQDYIRTARSKGLSERTVIFRHAFRNALIPIATIAAFDFAGLIGGAVITETVFGWKGMGQMFTTGLHAVDPAPVMAFFLVTGTAAVLFNMLADIFYALLDPRIRV is encoded by the coding sequence GTGCTGAAATTTATCCTCAAGAGGCTGGGAGCCTCCATCGGCATCCTGTTTGCCGCATCCTTCCTCCTGTACGTGCTGGTGATCAACTCCGGGGACCCGCTGTCGGACCTCCGCGAATCGATCGCCGACAACCGCGACTACCTGATGCAGCAACGCAGCGACTACATGAACCTGGACATGCCCTGGTTCCAGCGCTACTGGACCTGGCTCGTGGGCGTGGGCGGATGCTTCGCCCTAAAATGCGACCTGGGAACCAACATCCAGGGCATCGAGGTCACCGGTCTGCTGGGCGCCGCGGCGTCCTCCACGTTGCGCCTGGTCGTGCTGGCCACCGTGCTGGCAGCCATCGCCGGCATCGCCATCGGCGTCCTGTCGGCCATCCGCCAATACTCCGGCCTCGACTACGGGGTCACCTTCCTGACCTTCCTCTTCTTCTCCCTGCCGGTCTTCTGGGCGGCGGTGATGCTCAAGGAATACATGGCCATCGGCTACAACGACTGGATGAAGGACCCCGCGTTCTCCACGGTCCAGATCGTGCTGATCGCCCTGTTCTTCGGCTTCCTGATGCAGGTGTTCCTCGCCGGGAGCATGCGCCGACGGCTGGCCACCTTCGCGGTCTCGGCGGCCTTCGTCGCCGTGGTGATCCCATACCTGCTGTGGCTGAACTTCTTCCGCTACCCCCAGCTGGGCCCGGCCGCCATCGTGGTCCTGTCCCTGGCCGTGGCGCTGAGCGGGACCGCGATGTCGGTGGGCATCCGCAACAAGCTGGTCCTCTACCCGGCGCTGGTCACCGTGGCCCTGGGCCTGGTCATGTACTACGCGACCTTCTCGCTGCTCACCGAACCCAACACCTTGGTGCTGATCGTCGGGGGCATCCTCTGTGTGGCGGTACCCGGTGCCATCGGCCACTTCATGGGCGGGCGCCTGCGCAAGACGGCGATGACCGTCAGCGCACTGACCGGGCTGGTCTTCGGCGGGTTGACGGTCATTGACCACATCTTCCGCGCCTGGCCCGGGTTCCTGGCCCTGAAGCCCCGGCCCATCGGCACCATCGGTTCCCAGACCCCGAACTTCACCGGGGACTTCTGGGAGACCTTCCTGGACCGCGGCGCGCAGCTGCTGCTGCCCACGCTGCTGCTGGCAATCATTTCCCTCGCGTCGTACTCGCGCTACACGCGTGCCTCGATGCTCGAGGTCGGGCAGCAGGACTACATCCGAACCGCCCGCTCCAAGGGCCTTTCCGAACGCACCGTGATCTTCCGCCACGCCTTCCGCAACGCGCTGATCCCCATCGCCACCATCGCGGCATTCGACTTCGCCGGGCTGATCGGCGGCGCGGTGATCACCGAGACGGTGTTCGGCTGGAAGGGCATGGGCCAAATGTTCACCACCGGGCTGCATGCCGTGGACCCCGCGCCGGTCATGGCGTTCTTCCTGGTCACCGGAACAGCAGCGGTCCTGTTCAACATGCTGGCCGACATCTTCTACGCGTTGCTCGACCCGAGGATCCGGGTATGA